Proteins from a genomic interval of Clostridium sp. M62/1:
- a CDS encoding phage tail tape measure protein has product MADHTLQSTIEIAGSLSPSLQSAINAAVSRLEEMSKETLEAAGASAQLAAKISTQETVLKNLEQGYADYIVTGQEGTEEAEQLASTIQELSGELTENRGTLDAAEKAARALSETMDDAGGEAETLRSTISKQEDTLQQLKQRYVDVATEQGETSDEARELARQIQDLSSELHENKTKLSDAEYAADKLDNSLEEVESSAKKADDGFTMFKATLANLAADAIMRAVDGIKNLVGNVIELGQNFTSTMSEVSAISGATGEDFEKLEACAREYGATTVFSASNAAEALKYMSLAGWDADQSTSALGGVLNLAAASGMELGAASDMVTDYLSAFAMEAGDAAYFADLLSYAQSHSNTTAEALGEAYKNCAANLNAAGQDVETVTSLLEGMANQGYKGSEAGTAMAAIMRDITNGMKDGAIKIGETSVAVMDAQGNFRDLTDILTEVEAATNGMGDAERAVALSSTFTADSTKGLNLILNEGMDNIAGYEEELRGASGSAEEMANIMNDNLSGDVAAMNSAFEELGLKIYDALESKLRAGVQFITNGVIPAIEWLGGHIPEVTIAVSGLGAVIAAMNWGTISSKIAMVKGALVKLAAALGGVSLPAIAIIAVITAVALAFTNLWKNNEEFRNKITAIWDGIKAKFDEFGQGIVDRLNALGFEFEDITEVMKAVWDGFCEVLAPIFEGVFQQISNILNEALDILTGLFDIFAGIFTGDWDMVWQGVQEVFGAVWDFVVATFENWISTFTSLADTVLGWFGTDWETVWTNVKTFFSDTWNAISSFFSGILTGIKTFFTDTWNAIVSFFSGILSGIYSSVTGTMTEIHDTFTNIWDSITGFLSGAWETIKNIVTVGIMAVKEIISAAFQIITLPFRFIWENCKDTVLSIWETIKSVIGEKIDAVKEKITTVTTAISNVASAAWNAISSTASSLWEGIKGTIGSKIDAAKEKVSTATSTITSVASSAWSSVSSTASSLWSTISSTVSSKISAASSAVSSATSTITSVASSAWSSVSSAASSKWESVRSTISSKLSSAQSTVSSLMSGITSTMSSGLSSALSTVSGKFSSIYSTISSKMSAARDAVGNAISALKSKFNFSWSLPHLKLPHVSISGSFSINPPSVPHFGISWYKDGGILTRPTIFGAAGNNLLAGGEAGAEAVVPLATLWDKLETMITSVFNTASTTGGSSGEGLTSTAGRLLTLDDFSLGSLADSGGVVVYYDFSGFTWSPQIQTEGTGDDADDFMAKLKAHEAEFFDWLEEFIKMREVAQYA; this is encoded by the coding sequence GTGGCAGACCATACTCTACAATCTACGATAGAGATCGCCGGATCCCTCAGCCCCTCCCTTCAATCGGCCATAAACGCGGCCGTCTCTCGTCTGGAGGAAATGAGCAAAGAAACGCTCGAAGCCGCCGGTGCCTCCGCACAGTTAGCGGCAAAGATCAGCACGCAGGAGACAGTCCTCAAAAATCTGGAACAAGGCTACGCCGACTACATTGTGACCGGCCAAGAAGGAACCGAGGAAGCCGAACAGCTCGCGAGTACAATCCAAGAACTGTCCGGTGAACTGACGGAAAATCGCGGCACGTTGGACGCGGCAGAGAAAGCCGCCCGTGCCCTGTCCGAAACCATGGACGACGCAGGCGGAGAAGCTGAAACGCTGCGCTCTACAATCTCCAAACAGGAGGACACCCTCCAACAGTTAAAACAGCGATACGTTGACGTTGCAACCGAACAAGGGGAAACCAGCGACGAAGCGCGGGAACTCGCTCGACAGATCCAAGACCTATCCAGCGAACTGCACGAGAACAAAACCAAGCTCTCGGACGCAGAGTACGCAGCGGACAAGTTGGACAATTCTCTGGAGGAAGTCGAAAGCTCGGCCAAAAAGGCAGACGACGGCTTCACCATGTTTAAGGCTACGTTGGCAAATCTCGCAGCCGACGCGATCATGCGAGCGGTGGATGGTATCAAAAATCTGGTTGGAAACGTCATAGAGTTGGGCCAAAACTTCACCAGCACCATGTCCGAGGTATCGGCAATCAGTGGCGCAACCGGTGAGGACTTCGAGAAACTGGAAGCCTGCGCCAGAGAATACGGCGCCACCACGGTTTTCTCGGCCAGCAATGCAGCCGAGGCCCTCAAATACATGAGCCTCGCCGGGTGGGACGCCGATCAGTCCACAAGTGCGCTGGGTGGCGTTCTGAATCTGGCCGCCGCTTCCGGCATGGAACTGGGAGCGGCTTCCGATATGGTAACGGACTACCTGAGCGCCTTCGCCATGGAGGCCGGAGACGCCGCATACTTCGCAGATCTGCTCTCCTACGCGCAAAGCCACAGCAACACCACGGCCGAAGCACTGGGCGAAGCCTACAAGAACTGCGCAGCCAACTTAAATGCAGCCGGGCAGGACGTCGAAACCGTCACCTCGCTGCTCGAAGGAATGGCAAACCAAGGTTACAAAGGATCCGAAGCCGGAACCGCCATGGCCGCGATTATGCGAGACATAACCAACGGAATGAAGGACGGCGCGATCAAGATCGGAGAAACCTCCGTGGCCGTAATGGACGCACAGGGCAACTTCCGAGATCTCACCGACATTCTCACAGAAGTGGAAGCCGCCACAAATGGAATGGGCGACGCAGAACGAGCCGTCGCGCTATCTTCCACTTTTACCGCAGACTCCACCAAGGGCCTGAACCTGATCCTCAACGAAGGCATGGACAATATCGCCGGGTACGAGGAAGAACTCCGCGGAGCTTCTGGATCCGCTGAGGAAATGGCCAATATTATGAACGACAACCTCAGCGGCGACGTGGCGGCAATGAACAGCGCCTTCGAGGAACTGGGGCTCAAAATTTACGACGCGCTGGAAAGTAAGCTACGAGCAGGTGTGCAGTTTATCACTAACGGCGTGATCCCGGCGATCGAATGGCTCGGCGGACATATCCCAGAAGTGACCATAGCGGTGAGCGGCCTCGGTGCCGTTATCGCGGCTATGAACTGGGGAACCATATCGAGCAAGATCGCAATGGTGAAGGGCGCACTGGTAAAACTCGCTGCAGCACTGGGAGGCGTATCGCTTCCGGCTATTGCTATTATCGCAGTGATCACGGCCGTGGCTCTCGCCTTTACGAATTTATGGAAAAACAACGAAGAATTTAGGAACAAGATCACAGCGATCTGGGACGGAATCAAGGCCAAGTTCGACGAGTTCGGGCAAGGAATTGTGGACAGGCTCAACGCGCTGGGGTTCGAGTTCGAGGACATAACCGAAGTAATGAAGGCAGTCTGGGACGGCTTCTGCGAGGTGCTCGCTCCGATTTTCGAGGGCGTATTCCAGCAGATCAGCAATATTCTGAACGAGGCCCTCGACATTCTGACCGGCCTGTTTGACATCTTCGCCGGAATTTTTACCGGTGACTGGGACATGGTATGGCAGGGCGTCCAAGAAGTTTTCGGCGCAGTCTGGGACTTCGTTGTGGCAACCTTCGAGAACTGGATCAGCACGTTCACCTCTCTGGCGGACACCGTTCTGGGCTGGTTCGGCACCGACTGGGAAACCGTCTGGACGAATGTTAAAACATTTTTCTCAGACACATGGAACGCGATCTCGTCGTTTTTCTCCGGAATCCTGACGGGAATCAAAACATTTTTCACGGACACATGGAACGCGATCGTCTCGTTTTTCTCCGGAATTTTATCCGGAATTTATTCGAGCGTTACCGGAACCATGACCGAGATCCACGACACCTTCACGAATATCTGGGACTCAATCACCGGATTTTTGTCCGGAGCATGGGAAACAATTAAAAACATTGTGACCGTCGGGATCATGGCCGTGAAGGAAATTATCAGCGCAGCCTTCCAGATCATCACGCTGCCGTTTCGGTTTATCTGGGAAAACTGCAAGGACACGGTGCTCTCTATCTGGGAGACTATCAAGAGCGTGATCGGCGAAAAAATCGACGCCGTAAAAGAAAAGATCACCACGGTGACGACTGCGATCTCCAACGTAGCAAGTGCAGCATGGAACGCGATCAGCTCCACGGCTTCCTCCCTCTGGGAAGGAATCAAAGGCACGATCGGTTCCAAAATCGACGCAGCCAAGGAGAAAGTAAGCACCGCGACGAGCACGATCACCAGCGTGGCGAGTTCCGCATGGTCAAGCGTAAGCTCCACGGCTTCCTCTCTCTGGAGCACAATCAGCTCCACAGTGAGCAGCAAGATCTCGGCGGCCAGTTCCGCCGTAAGCTCGGCAACGAGTACGATCACCAGCGTGGCAAGTTCCGCATGGTCAAGCGTAAGCTCTGCCGCTTCCTCCAAATGGGAAAGCGTCCGGAGTACGATCAGCAGCAAGCTGAGCAGCGCGCAGTCTACCGTTTCCAGCTTAATGAGTGGAATCACTTCCACCATGAGTTCGGGACTCAGCTCCGCACTCAGCACAGTGTCGGGTAAGTTCTCCAGTATTTACTCGACGATCAGCAGCAAAATGTCGGCAGCAAGGGACGCCGTAGGAAACGCGATCAGCGCCCTAAAATCAAAGTTTAATTTCTCGTGGAGCCTGCCACACCTGAAACTCCCTCATGTGAGTATCAGCGGCAGCTTCTCGATCAACCCGCCAAGCGTACCACACTTCGGTATTTCATGGTACAAGGACGGCGGTATTCTGACGCGCCCGACTATTTTCGGCGCAGCAGGTAACAATCTTCTGGCTGGTGGTGAAGCTGGCGCCGAGGCGGTGGTTCCTCTTGCAACCCTCTGGGATAAGTTGGAAACCATGATCACCTCAGTGTTCAACACTGCAAGCACAACCGGCGGATCTTCTGGCGAAGGACTCACAAGCACGGCCGGAAGGCTTCTGACTCTGGACGACTTCTCTCTCGGAAGTCTGGCAG